The sequence GCAATCGCGCGCTGCCGGACTTTGCCCAGAACGTGGCGCAAATCTCCCATATCCTCGAACATGCCTGACCTCCTGCGCGTGCTCATTCACGCCCCCACCGCCGACGCCCTGCGCCGCGCTCGCAACAACGCCGCCAACCTGCTCAAGGCCGACCCACACGCCGCAGTCGAGATCGTGGTCAACGCCGCCGGCGTCGCGGCCGCGCTGGCCGACCCGCACGCCACCGATGCCCGTCTGCGCGTCTGCGCCAACACCTTGCTGGCCACGGGCACGCAGGCGCCACCCAATCTGACGATCGTGCCCGCCGCGATACTCTACCTGGCGCAGAAACAAGCCGAAGGCTGGGCCTATATCCGCGCCTGACGGCCACGTGCGGGGCTGCCCGCGGCCCGGCGCGAGGCCGCGCTGCTATACTTTTTTCACGCAACACCCTGACCCCACCCCCGCGTGAATCCCGCCCCGCTGCAAGGCCAGCTCTCCTTCCTGCGAGAGATAGACCAACTCAAGCGCGTCCTGCGCCAGACGACGCTCATCGATGCGTCGCGCCGCGAAAACAGCGCCGAGCATTCCTGGCATCTGGCGCTGTACGCGCTCACGCTGGCGGAGCACGCCGCCGCGCCCGTCGATGTGCTGCGCGTAGTCAAGATGCTGTTGATCCACGACATCGTCGAGATCGATGCCGGCGACACCCCCTTTCATGACGCAACGGCGCAAGCCGGCCAGGCCGAGCGTGAGCAAGCTGCCGCGCTGCGTATCTTTGCATTGTTGCCGCCCGATCAGGGCGAAGCCCTCTACGCGCTGTGGCAGGAGTTCGAAGCCGGCAGCAGCGACGACGCGCGCTTTGCCAAAGCGCTCGACAGACTGCAACCCCTGCTGCACAACACCGCCACCGATGGCGGCACGTGGAATGCGGCGCACCTGAACGAGGCCCAGGTCGTGGCGCGCTACGGCCCCGTCATCGAGCGCGGCGCGCCAGCGCTATGGGCCGAAGCCGCCAGGCAGGTCCGCGCGCACTTTCACTCCTCCTCTTTCCTGAAGGATGCCGGCCGCATGCTGCGTATCGAAAACCTGAGCAAACGCTACGCCGACCACCTCGTCTTCGAAGGGCTGACGCACGATTTTGGCCCGGGCTGCGTGGCCTTGTGCGAACAGGACAGCACCGGCAAAAGCACGCTGCTGAACATCATCGCCGGCGTCATGACGCCCGATACGGGCACGGTCTGGATCGGCGGGCACGATCTTGCGGGCGAGCCGCAAGCGGCCCGCCCGCGCCTGGCCTACGTCCCCGACGATTGACTGCTGTTTCCTGAGCAGACCGGGCTGGGCCTGCTCAGGCAGGCCGCCGCCGATAAGCAGGTCGCGCTTGATGACAGCGTCATGGACCTGGCCATGCGGCTGGGCCTCGAGCCGCATCTGGAAAAGCGCTTCGAGCAGATGTCGACCGGCACGCGGCGCAAGGTCTTTGTGGCCGCAGCGGCCATCGGCAACCCGGCCGTCGTCGTGGCGGACGGCCCGAGCCAGGGCCTGGACGCCCAGGCCCGCGACGTGCTGGCCGAGACGTTCCGTCTATGAGCGCGCGACCGGGTGGTGCTGTTTGCCAGCCATGACCCGGATCTGGTGCAGGCCTGCGGCGCCCGCACCGTCGATGTGGCCGCGCTGCGCGCGTCCTGAGCGCTTTACTGCGGCTCTATCTTGGCGTCGACCGCGCGCTGCGTCCAGATTTCGCGCTGCTTTTGAGCGAAAGCTTTGTGCTCGCCGACCGTATTTGGCGAGACCTGCATGCCCAGCGACTCGAAGCGCTGCACCACGTCTGGCTCGCGCAGGATCGTGGGCACCTTGGGGAAATCCTTGGCGCGTTCGTGCCCGGTGAAGGCCAGCCCGCGCAGCTTGCCGCTTTGCATGAAGGACGTCACGACCGACAGGTCCGCGAACAGATAATCGACATGGCCGCCCAGCAGATCCGTCACGGCCGGCGGCTGGCTCTTGTAGGGCACGGCATTGGCCGCCGCGCCGGCCACGGTATTGAACGTCGCGCCCGCGATCTGGCTGGTGGGCGAGCCATAGGCGTAATTCAGCGGCTTGCTCTGCGTGGCCTTGACCAGGGACTGCAGCGAGTCATAGGGTGCGTCCTCGCGCACCACCAGCATCATGGGAATGGTCGCGATGCGGATGACGTGGACGAAATCACCCGTGGGGTCGAACGGCAGTTTGCGAAACAGGGCTGGGGTGGCCGAGTGCGTCGAGCTGCTGGTCAGGATGAGCGTGTAGCCGTCGGGCTGCGCGCGTGCGGCGAAGGCCGCGCCGATGGTGCCGGACGCCCCGGGCTTGTTCTCGATGACGATGGGCACGTTCAGGCGCGGGCCAAGCTTTTCAGCGATGATGCGCGCGCTCGTGTCCGTCGCACTGCCCGGCGAAAACGGCACCACGATGGTGATCGGTTTGTCAGGATAGCCGGCCGGCGGCATGTCGGCGGCCAGCGCGCTCGCCAGCGTCAGACCGCTCATGGCCACAACACTGGCGGCGCGGCTCAGGAAGGTGCGCTTCATCATTTTTTTGTCTCCTGCGGACCGCTCAGGCCCGTTTGCGTGGAAACGTATGATGCGCGTCCATCGTTTATCCCAACAAGGGACTAATTTTCATAGACTTATTCCGGTTACGGATCAATCTTCCCTGGCCTCGCGCTGGCGCAGCGCCTGCTCGGTATCGTGCAGAAACGCCGACGCCGCCATCGACAGGCGGGCGTTGTGGCGCTGGATCAGCCACAGCTCGTGGCCATGGCGGCGCGCGCCATCGATGTCCAGCACCCTCAGGCCTAGTTCGCGGGCAAGGCCGCGCGCATAGCCCGGCACCACGGTGATGCCCAGCCCCGCGCCGACCAGCTTCAACACCGACGTCAACATACCGGCTTCGATACGGTAGTCGAAATCCAGCCGAAGGTCCGCCGCGACCCGATCGAGGCTGCGCCGCACGCTGTAGACGTTGCGCAGCATGATGAGCTCTTGCGCGGCCACTTCAGCCCACGTGACGGCCTCCTGGCCCGCCAATGGATGATGCGTCGCACACACCGCAAACATGGTGTCGCGGTAGATCACCCGCGTGCTGAGCTCCTGCGCCGGGGTCTCCAGCGACACGATGCCGAAATCGGCACGACCGTTGCGTACATGCTCTATCGTGTCGTCGGTGGAGAGCTCGAAGAGATCGAGCGCCACGCTGGGATGCGCGCGATGATAATCGACCACGACGTCGCCCAGCAGGCCCACCATCATGAGCGGCGAGGTCGCCACCCCTACCCGTCCGCGCTCCAGGCTGCGCAGCCCGGACATGCTGCGTTCGGCCGCACGCACGGTACCCAGAATTTCCTGCGCATACGCATAGAAATCCGCAGCGCCATCGCACGGCGTGATGCTGCGCGTGGAGCGTTCGAACAGCGGCTGGCCGACCTCGGCCTCGAGCTCGGCGCACAGTTTGCTGACGGCCGATTGCGTCACGAAGGCGGCGCGGGCGGCCGCGGTGAAACTGCGCAATTCATACAGCGCACAGAAGACGCGCAGTTGCTTGAGTGTGATGTTCATGGTCGCGGTCGCCGGCCTGGACCGCCGGGCAGTGAACTACAGAATATCGCGATCGGCATCCTGGCGCGGTGCCAGGCGTCGCAACCCGCCAGGCGTGCGCGAAAACCGTACGGGACCGCCGTGGTCACCAGGCGGCCTTCTGTCGGGTGCTCCACCTGCTCAAAGAAGCCCGTCGCGCGCAAGTGGGGGTCATCGAACAGCGCCTCGGGCGAATTGACGCGCGAATGCGGGATGTCGGCGTTGGCCAGCAACGCCAGCCACTGCGCCGTGTCGCGGCTGGCCACGATATCTGCCAGGTCCTGGTAGAGCGCATCAAAATGCCTGGCGCGTGTGGCGGCATCCGTATAACGCGGATCGGCCGCCAGATCCGGTCGCTGCGCCAACGCGAAGAAACGCCCCCATTGCGCATCGGTATAAGGCAGCAGCGCCAGATACCCATCGCGCGTGCGGTAAGGCCGGCGCTGCGGCGACAGCACGCGGCTGTAGCCCATGGGGCCACGCGCCGGCACAAAGGTGTGCCCGCTCATGTGTTCGACCAGGGTGAAGGACACCATGGTCTCGAACATGGGCACCTCGATGGCCTGGCCCTGCCCCGAGCGCTCGCGCTCATACAAGGCCATGGGGATGGCATAAGCCAGTGTCAGCCCAGCCACCTTGTCGGCCATGATGGTGTTCACATAGGCGGGCGCGCCGCTATTGCGACCCTGCAGATCCGCCATGCCGTTCATGGCCTGGATGATGTCATCGAAAGCGGGATGCGAAGCATAGGGGCCGTCCTGACCAAAGCCCACCGCCGAACAGTGAATCAGCCGGGGATGACGCGCACACTGCGTGGCCGCATCCAGGCCCAGACGGGCCAGCGCCGCCGTGCGCACATTGGAGACGAACACGTCCGCCTCGGCGATCAGGGCGAAGAGCCGATCACGATCAGCCGGCTGCTTGGCATCCAGCGTCACGCTGGCCTTGTTGCGATTGAGGTTGAGATACGCCGGCCCCATGCCGGCATGGGCGGCCGGAGCCGACGTCCGGAAGACATCGCCCTCAGGCGCTTCAACCTTGATGACCTCGGCCCCCATGTCACCCAGAATTTGCGTGGCATACGGGCCCATGGCCACCGACGTCATATCCACGACCCGAACGCCCTGCAGCGGCCCTGCCATCACCGGCTCTCCTTGTGCTGTCTGCGTGCGACAAAGGGCGCCATGTAACGGCGCGGCTCGTCCGTGGTGAAGGCCTCGCCGAACGCCGCAACGCTGCGGTCCAGCCCCGCCTGGACGGTCGATGTGCTCCAGTAGCGCAAAAGCGCTTTCTGCGAGCGCACGGCACGCGGGCCGCTGGCGGCAATGGGCGCGACCGTCTTCTCGACCAGGGCATCCAACTCGTCCCGCTCGCTGACGAACTCAACGTAACCCCATTGCAATGCCTGACCGGCGTCGATCGTCTCTCCGGTCAGCAGCAGCCAATCGGCGTGGATGACGGATGGGATGCCTACCCGGACCTCGGGCATGCCAAACACCGCATCCTCGCTGGCCAGACGGATGTCGCAGGCCGCGGCCAGCTCCATCCCCGCGCCCAGGCAAAACCCGGCAATACGCGCGATCGTGGGCACCGGAATGTCGGCCACGGCATCGCAGAGATCGCGCAGTCGGGTGATGAATTCGCGCGCGCCTTGCGGGTCGAGATCGGCCATTTCGTAAATATTGGCCCCGCCGACCAGCGCCCGCTCGCCGCTGCCGCGAAGGATGGCCCCCCGCGCATCCGGTTGCGCCGCCACCCAGCGCGCCGCTTCGGTGAGGCTGAGCGTCACGGCCGAGGCGAGGATATTCAGGCTCTTGGCGTCGTGGATGCACAGCGTGTAGACACCGCGCTCGTCGCGGCTGACGATGGCATGGGCAAAGACGGGAATGGTGGCAGGCGCGCTCATGAACAGACTCCAACTGTGATCATGCCGCCGATGCTAAGGGGCGGCGTTGATCACAACAAGCGAGTATTTTTCATGAAATAAGTCCCAACGAGAATAAATCATGACCTCGTGCGGATCCCGCCCCGCGCGGGCGGGATCCGCACACGGCAATGCCCTTACCAGCGGTGCTGATAAATCAGTTTGAGCACGGCCCCGGAAGCAGGCAGACGGCTGGTGTTGGTATTGCTGCGCATCAACTGGCTGTAGAGCGGGTAGTAGTCGCGGTTAAAGACGTTTTCCACGCCCAGCGTCAAGGTGTCCTTGGCCGTGAACTGATAACGCGCCATCAGGTCCACCGTGAAGTAACTGCTGACATCGCGCCGGCCGAAGCTCGCCACGCCATCGAGACGATAGTCGCGCGAGGCCTGGAAGTTGCCCTGCACCCGCGCCGACCAGCGTTCATTTGGCCGGTACTGCAGGTAGGCGCTGAGCTTCAACGGCGGAATGCGATATCCCGTCATGTCGCGCCAGGAGCCGTTGTCGGGCAGCTCGCGTCCCTGCATCCAGGTCAGCGTGCCGCCGGTGCCCCAACGCTCGTCGTCGGTGGAGGTATCCACGGTGGCCTCCACGCCGTAGATGCGCTCTTTGGTGCGCGTGAGGATGAGGCCGTTGTTGAAGCTTTGCACGTCACCGAGCTTGGAGGTCGTGTAGAAGACGGCCAGCGATGTCGAGGTGCGGCCGAAGGTGCCCCGCCAGCCCACCTCATAGTTGTTGATCTTTACCGGCTCGAGATCGGAAGACGCAATATCGAAGCCCGGGCGCGCGTTGCGCATCTGCACGCCGATGTCCGGCAACTGAAAGCCCTGGCTGAAGGTCGTGTAGAACTCGTGGTCCGGCACAGGCGCATAGGTCAGCCCGATGTTCGACAGCAGCGCATCGTAATTGACCGAACCGCCGGTGACGGTGGCCGGATTGGCGACCCGCAACTGCGACAGCGGCACGAAGTCACCGAAGCTGGCCTGCGCATACTCGTAACGCAGACCCCGTGAGCGGACCACTGTTCATTGAAACGATGCTCGAGCTGACCGAAGATGCCCGTGCTGCGCGTGGTCAGGGAAGGCATATACGTCAAGCGCCCGGTCTTGCGAAAAACTCTGCCCCCGCTGGCGTCGAAGGCGGCCGCATCGAAGATATCGATGGGCATGTCGCTGCGTTCCTGATTGAAGTCAGCGCCCCACAGCAACCGCGTGTGCTCGGCCAGCGGCGTGTCCAGCGTCAGGCGGCTGCCCCACACCTTGGAGTTTTGCATGACCTGATCGACATGGTTGCCGCGCGTGACGACGGCACGCGCATCAAAGGGCGTAAAGCGCGTGTAGAAATCGCGGTAATACACCTGCGCCGACAACTTGCTGCCCCAGACGTTCAGGTGCTCGTACTCCAGGTTGAGCATGGTGTTGCGAATCTGATTCTGATCCACCAGCTCGAGGCCGCCCAGCGGCAAGGCGTGCGCGGTGCCAGGGGGCAGGCTCGCGACCCGTGGGTCGGAACCATAATCGGAATCCTGATCCGCGTTGTAATAACTGGCCGATAGCTGCACGCGTTGCCGATCATCGATGCGCAGCCCCAACTTGCCGCCCAGGCTGTAGATGTTCGAGTCGAACAGATCGCCCTGGCTCGGCTCCGAGGCAATGCGTCGGCCGCGCGCATCATAGGACGCGCCGTTGTGGCGCGCGCCCAGATCCAGCGAGTAGTCCAGCATGCCCTGGCTGCCGGCGAAGTACTGCTGCAACTGGCCGCCCAGCCCGTCGGCCCGCAGCCGGCTAAGGGGCGAGATGGCCGTCACGGTCGTCTCGGCTACCGGCTCGCCGCCCGCCGGCCGTGTCGTGATCGACACGATCCCCCGGTGGCGCCGGCGCCGTAGATCGAGCTGCTGCCGCGCATGACCTCGATACGCTCGATGGTCGCAGGATCGACATTGACGAGATTGCGCGCCGAATCGCGATTGGTATTGAGCGGGATCCCATCGACCAGCACCAGCATGCCGCGCCCGCGCAGGGTCTGGCCATAGTCGGTGATCGTTCGGCTGGAGTCCGCCATCCCAGACACTTGTTTGGACAACAAGGTCGCCAGACTGTCCGAACCAGTACGCAGTTCCTGCAAGGCCTCGCGCTCGAGCACGATGGTTTGCTGCGTGGCAAACAGGCCGCTCGTACGCGAAGCGCTGATCTCGATGGGCGATAGGTCGATCGCAGCGGCCGCCGCCGGCGCCGGCTCCAGGATGTAGGCATCGCCATCCTCGCGCAAGCGCAACGGTTTGCCCGCGAGCAAGGCGTCAAGCGCCTGGCGCGCCGACATGCGCCCGGCCACCGCCGGCGCCTGCATGCCGCGCACCAGGTCAGACGAAAAGAAGATCTGCAGACCCTGGCTTTGCGCCAGTGTCCGGATCGCCTGGTCCAACGGCTGGGCCGGCAACGCCACGTTGATGTCATCGGCCCAGGCTGCAGCGCTTGCCATCCAGAGCATGACACCTGCGGTGGCCAGCCGCACTCGCGGGCGGTTCTTTTTTGTGTGATTCACGTCGGCTTCTCCCTGACTCTGACCGGGCATGTTCCCGGCAATGGCGAAGAAGACGCAGCGGCGCCCAAAAACCTGAACGACCTGAACAAGTATTTTGTAACAGCCTTGCTTTAGCGTGCCACGACCTCGACGCCGCCACCGGGCAACGTGCGCAGCTCGACCGGCAAGATACGCGGCAAGGCGCACAGGAAGGCGTCCGTATCGTCGGTGCGGAACACACTGCTCAGCCGCATGGATGCCAGCCGCGCATCGGCGGCCGGCACGATCGGCTGCTCGCGGTAGCGCGACACCTCACGCAGCGCGGCCCCAAGATCGGTATCGGTAAAGATGATTTGCCCCGAGCGCCAGGCCAGGGTGGTATCCAGAGCCGCGGGTTCGATCGCTCCGACCCGGCCTTGCGGATCGACGCGGATCGCCTGTCCCGGTCCCAGCGCGATACCGTGCGCATCGCGCGTGCCGGCTACATTCACCGAACCGGATTCGACGGCCACCCGCAGCGCCTCGCCGTCGCGGCGCACCACAAAGCGGGTTCCGGTCACAGTGGCCGTGCCCGCCCCGGCATCGACCGAGAACGATCGGCTGGCATCCTTGACCACGGAGAAAAGGGCTTCTCCGGCCAGGAGATCGACCCGTCGGCTGCTCGCGTCGACGGTCACGCGCAGATGGCTGCGGCTGTTAAGCAGGGCAAGCGAGCCATCGGGCAACCGGACCTCCCGGCGCTCGCCGGCGGCCGTGCGGTAGTCGACGACGTCCGCGCCCGGCAACACCCCCCAGACGACGGCTCCCAGGCCCAGAGCCAGCGCACAGGCGCCGGCCGTCAGCACTGCCCGGCGGGCGGAAACAGGGCGGCGAGCGGGCGGCTCGGCCAGCGCTCGCAGGCGGTCGGCTGGCACCTGAGTGGCCGCCTGCCAGATGGCGTGCAGCGCCTGGAATTCATAAGCGTGGCGCGGATCTTCGCGCAGCCAGGCATCGAGCTCGGCGCGGCACGCGGCGTCGAGTCCGTCGCGGCTGCGCGCAAACCAGCGCGCGGCCTGCTCGCGTACCGGATCAGCCTTGCGGTCAGTTGGGCGCATAAGCCCCCAAGCGCTGGCGCAGATGCAAGGCGGTGCGGATCATGTATTTCTCGACCATGTTTTTCGACAGACCCATGCGCTCGGCGATCTCGGCCTGGGTGAGGCCCTCCAGACGCTGCCAGATAAAAACCTGGCAGCATTTGAGCGGTAGTTCCGCCAGCGCGACTTCCAGCGCCTGGCCCAGTTGTTGGGCACGGGCCTGGGCCACGGGATCGCCCAGCGTGCCGGGCTCGCCGGCTATGGTATCAAGCGGAAGCCACTGGCGCTCGCCTTCACGGCGAAAGTTGTCGATCGCGGCGTTGCGCGCGGCCTGATGCAGATAGGCGCGCGGCTGCTCGATCTTGGAACTGTCGGCCTCGAGGCATTTGACGAAGGCGTCGTGCGCAAGATCCCGCGCCGCGTCGCGGCAGCCCAGCTTGCGGGTCCAGACCGCAAGCAGCTCTTCGTAAAAGACAAGGAAACCGAAAGGACGCATGGCACATGATCGATAAGGCCACACATGATAATAGTTTCAATTATCAATTACAAAACGGCCGGCCCACCATCCGGCCGGCCGGCGCGGGTTCAATCCACCTCGGCTCCGGAACGGCGCACCACTTCGCCCCATTTTCCGACTTCAGCGGCGACAAAATCGGCCGTCGCCTTGGGCGAAGACGGCATGGCCTGAGCCCCTCGATCCGTGAAGAACTTGCTCATCTCCGGGCTGGTGAGCACCTGTCCGATGTGCTTGCTCAGGCTGCCGGTGATGTCGTCGGGAGTGCCGGCCGGCGCCAGTACGGCGGCCCAGCCGATGGCCTCGAATCCTGGATAGCTCTCGGCCACCGTGGGCACATCCGGCAATTGCGCCAGGCGCTTGCTCGTCGTGACGGCCAGCGGCACGGCCTTGCCCGATTGGATATGCGGCAAGGCCGCGGTGACCGAATCCACCATGAGGGGAACCTGCGCCCCCAGGAAATCGGCCTGCGCCGGGCCGCTGCCCTTGTACGGGATGTGGCGGACATCGACGTTCGCGGCTGCCTTGAACATTTCCGCGGCCAGATGCTGCGTGCCACCAATGCCGGCACTGGCGTAGACCAGGTCGCCGGGTTGGGCGCGCGCGCGCTCGACCAGCGCCGCAATGCTGGTGATGCCTGAAGCCGGCGTGGCCAGGAAAACCAGCGGCACGGAGAACACGCCCGACACGGGAGCGAAGTCCTGGGTCAAGCTGAAATTGATGTTCTTGTACAGGGTCTGATTGACGGCCGCCGCGCTCCCGGCGATCACCAGCGTATAGCCGTCGGGCTTGGCGCGAGCGGCTTCGGCCATGCCGATGTTGCTGCCCGCGCCCGCGCGGTTTTCGACCACGATCGTCTGCTTGAGGTCGGTGCCCAATTTCTCGGCCAACGCGCGCGCGAAGATGTCGGTGGCCTGCCCGGGCGGGAAAGGCACGATCAGGCGGATGGGGCGGTCGGGATAAGCGGCGTGAGCGGCCGAGGCCAGCGCGACGCTGGTGCACAGGCCGGCAAGAATACGTTTCATGATGAGCTCGCAAAGAGGAATCGTCGCGGGCGCAGCCCGCACTGTCTCGGTACGCCTTTTGAGCCACCGTCGGGCGCCGACTCGTGTGGCGACTGCCATCCGGCCCCTGTCGGGCCAGGCCTTCATGATAAAGGCAAATACGGGCCGGCACCTCGCGCCGCCGTCTGCCAGCCGCGGACGCGACGCTGCGCCAGACCGCTTTCTCTACGGGGTATTTGCTCATAAGCACAAGAAAAGAACGAATCCTTCGTTGGGCTGCACGACGCACTGTCTTAGAGTTTTTCGTCAGCAGTGATACCGACGTTTTTCTTTTCTGGAGCCCGCCATGAACGACCGTCTCAGCCGCGTCCAAGCCTCGCGATCCGCCGCCGTCAAAGCCACGCTGGACTACCCGGTGATCGACACCGATGTCCACGTCAACGACTACGCGCCCATTCTGGAAGACTACGTGCAGCACTATGGCGGCGCCAAACTGGTGGACGCACTGCGCCGTGCGCTGGGCGCGCGCTTTGCGACAAAATCGCAAGGCCGAGACTGGTATGCGCAAACGGCCGAAGAGCGTCAGTACAACCGCACGCCGCGCGCGCCATGGTGGGCACGCGTCACGCGCAATACCCTGGATCTGGCGACCTACACGCTTCCCGAACTGCTCTACGAGCGCCTGGCGGAACAGGGCTCGGATTACTCCGTCCTGTTTCCCAATGATGTGCTGGCGCCCTTGGCCGCGCGTGACGATACGCGTCAGGCACTGCACCGCGCCATAAATCACTTTCACGCCGACCAGTACCGCAAGTACGCCGATCGCCTCACGCCGGTGGCGGGCATTCCGATGAGCACCCCGCAAGAGGCCATCGAGGAGCTGGAGTTCGCGGTCAAGACCCTGGGCCTGAAGGTCATCAATATCCCGGGTGGCGTCAAACGCCCCATCAAGGCCATTGCCGACAAATATCCCGCCAGCGATTACCCCGAGATTGCCAAACACGCCCACTACACCGACTTCTACGGCATCGACAGCGAGTATGACTACGACCCGTTCTGGGCCAAGGTCGTCGAGCTGGGTGTGCCGGTGACCACGCACTACGGCAGCCAGGGGTGGACGGGACGCCAGTCCATCAGCAACTACATGTTCAACCACATCGGGCATTTCGCCGATGGCTCGCAGGCCTTTGCCAAGGCGCTGTTCTTCGGCGGCGTCACGCGTCGTTTTCCCGGCCTGCGCGTCGGCCTGCTCGAAGGCGGCGCGGACTGGGGCTCGCATGTGTATACGCACCTGGTCGACCGCTGGGAAAAACGCAATCGGGTCGCCGTGCAGAACTACAACCCGGCCCATGCCGACCTGGCGCTGCTGAAAAACCTGTTCGAGCGCTACGGGGCCGATTTCATCAAGGGCCGCGACATCGATCCGGCCCAACTGCTGCGCGACAGCCTGGGTATCTCCGCACTGCCCCACAGCCGCGATCCCAACCCCGACGAACTCGACGACTTCGCACTGGCAGGCATTGAAAGCGTCGAGGACATCCGTGCGCGCTGGGTCGACAGTTTCTATTTTGGCTCAGAGGCCGACGATCGTACCGTGGCCGCCGCGTTCAACGACCGCGTCAATCCGCTGGGTACAAAAATCAACGCCATCTGGTCATCGGACGTCGGCCACTGGGATGTGCCGGATCTGACCGAACCGTTGGCAGAGAGCTGGGACCTGGTCGAACAAGGCGTCATCAGCGCCGCCGACTTCAAGGCCTTTGTCTTTGGCAACCCCTACCGCTTCTACACCGAAGCCAACCCCGCGTTCTTCGTGGGCACCGAAGTCGAACGCAAGCTCGCCTCGCAAGCAAAAGCCGCCTGATCCCTGGAGTCCATGCATGAATACGCTGTCCAAAACGGTGGCCCGCGCCGCCCTGCTCATTCTTCTTACCACGACCGCCGCCGCACAGGCTGCCGAGGTGGTCCGCATCGGCGTGGCCACGGCCGGCGGCGGAGATCCCATCACCTGGGGCGGCTCGCCCGGCGGCGTGGTTCGCGCCACCCAAGCACTGGAAGAAGCCTTCAAGGACGACGGCGTGAAGGTGGAGTGGCTGTTCTTCAAGGGCGCCGGCCCTGCTGTCAACGAAGCCTTGTCCAACAAGCAGATCGACTTTGCCTATCAAGGTGACCTGCCGCAGGTCGTGGGCCGGGCCAATGGTCTGAAGACCAAGTTGCTGCTGGTCAGCGGCGCGCGCAACAACCTGTACGTCGTCGCGCCGCCGGCCTCGACGCTCTCGCGCATCGAAGACCTGAAAGACCACAAGGTGTCGATCTTCCGCGGCACCAACGGTCATCTGGTCGCCATCAATGTACTGGCCGCGCACGGTCTGGCCGAACGCGATATCAAGAGCGTGAATCTGGACACCGGCAGCGCCCAGGCCGCGCTCGTTTCCAACGGCGTGGACGCCGCATTCGGCGGCTATGAGTGGTTCAAGGTCCGCGACAAAGGCCTGGCCAAGGTGATCTATTCCACGCAGGGCCAGGATCCCGCCTTCACGCG comes from Bordetella holmesii ATCC 51541 and encodes:
- a CDS encoding putative metal-dependent phosphohydrolase domain protein; its protein translation is MNPAPLQGQLSFLREIDQLKRVLRQTTLIDASRRENSAEHSWHLALYALTLAEHAAAPVDVLRVVKMLLIHDIVEIDAGDTPFHDATAQAGQAEREQAAALRIFALLPPDQGEALYALWQEFEAGSSDDARFAKALDRLQPLLHNTATDGGTWNAAHLNEAQVVARYGPVIERGAPALWAEAARQVRAHFHSSSFLKDAGRMLRIENLSKRYADHLVFEGLTHDFGPGCVALCEQDSTGKSTLLNIIAGVMTPDTGTVWIGGHDLAGEPQAARPRLAYVPDD
- a CDS encoding ABC transporter family protein, which gives rise to MDLAMRLGLEPHLEKRFEQMSTGTRRKVFVAAAAIGNPAVVVADGPSQGLDAQARDVLAETFRL
- a CDS encoding tripartite tricarboxylate transporter receptor family protein, whose protein sequence is MKRTFLSRAASVVAMSGLTLASALAADMPPAGYPDKPITIVVPFSPGSATDTSARIIAEKLGPRLNVPIVIENKPGASGTIGAAFAARAQPDGYTLILTSSSTHSATPALFRKLPFDPTGDFVHVIRIATIPMMLVVREDAPYDSLQSLVKATQSKPLNYAYGSPTSQIAGATFNTVAGAAANAVPYKSQPPAVTDLLGGHVDYLFADLSVVTSFMQSGKLRGLAFTGHERAKDFPKVPTILREPDVVQRFESLGMQVSPNTVGEHKAFAQKQREIWTQRAVDAKIEPQ
- a CDS encoding bacterial regulatory helix-turn-helix, lysR family protein, encoding MNITLKQLRVFCALYELRSFTAAARAAFVTQSAVSKLCAELEAEVGQPLFERSTRSITPCDGAADFYAYAQEILGTVRAAERSMSGLRSLERGRVGVATSPLMMVGLLGDVVVDYHRAHPSVALDLFELSTDDTIEHVRNGRADFGIVSLETPAQELSTRVIYRDTMFAVCATHHPLAGQEAVTWAEVAAQELIMLRNVYSVRRSLDRVAADLRLDFDYRIEAGMLTSVLKLVGAGLGITVVPGYARGLARELGLRVLDIDGARRHGHELWLIQRHNARLSMAASAFLHDTEQALRQREARED
- a CDS encoding coA-transferase III family protein — translated: MAGPLQGVRVVDMTSVAMGPYATQILGDMGAEVIKVEAPEGDVFRTSAPAAHAGMGPAYLNLNRNKASVTLDAKQPADRDRLFALIAEADVFVSNVRTAALARLGLDAATQCARHPRLIHCSAVGFGQDGPYASHPAFDDIIQAMNGMADLQGRNSGAPAYVNTIMADKVAGLTLAYAIPMALYERERSGQGQAIEVPMFETMVSFTLVEHMSGHTFVPARGPMGYSRVLSPQRRPYRTRDGYLALLPYTDAQWGRFFALAQRPDLAADPRYTDAATRARHFDALYQDLADIVASRDTAQWLALLANADIPHSRVNSPEALFDDPHLRATGFFEQVEHPTEGRLVTTAVPYGFRARLAGCDAWHRARMPIAIFCSSLPGGPGRRPRP
- a CDS encoding enoyl-CoA hydratase/isomerase family protein; this encodes MSAPATIPVFAHAIVSRDERGVYTLCIHDAKSLNILASAVTLSLTEAARWVAAQPDARGAILRGSGERALVGGANIYEMADLDPQGAREFITRLRDLCDAVADIPVPTIARIAGFCLGAGMELAAACDIRLASEDAVFGMPEVRVGIPSVIHADWLLLTGETIDAGQALQWGYVEFVSERDELDALVEKTVAPIAASGPRAVRSQKALLRYWSTSTVQAGLDRSVAAFGEAFTTDEPRRYMAPFVARRQHKESR
- a CDS encoding tonB dependent receptor family protein; the encoded protein is MPDHEFYTTFSQGFQLPDIGVQMRNARPGFDIASSDLEPVKINNYEVGWRGTFGRTSTSLAVFYTTSKLGDVQSFNNGLILTRTKERIYGVEATVDTSTDDERWGTGGTLTWMQGRELPDNGSWRDMTGYRIPPLKLSAYLQYRPNERWSARVQGNFQASRDYRLDGVASFGRRDVSSYFTVDLMARYQFTAKDTLTLGVENVFNRDYYPLYSQLMRSNTNTSRLPASGAVLKLIYQHRW
- a CDS encoding putative siderophore receptor, producing the protein MSITTRPAGGEPVAETTVTAISPLSRLRADGLGGQLQQYFAGSQGMLDYSLDLGARHNGASYDARGRRIASEPSQGDLFDSNIYSLGGKLGLRIDDRQRVQLSASYYNADQDSDYGSDPRVASLPPGTAHALPLGGLELVDQNQIRNTMLNLEYEHLNVWGSKLSAQVYYRDFYTRFTPFDARAVVTRGNHVDQVMQNSKVWGSRLTLDTPLAEHTRLLWGADFNQERSDMPIDIFDAAAFDASGGRVFRKTGRLTYMPSLTTRSTGIFGQLEHRFNEQWSAHGVCVTSMRRPASVTSCRCRSCGSPIRPPSPAVRSITMRCCRTSG